The following are encoded in a window of Dioscorea cayenensis subsp. rotundata cultivar TDr96_F1 chromosome 16, TDr96_F1_v2_PseudoChromosome.rev07_lg8_w22 25.fasta, whole genome shotgun sequence genomic DNA:
- the LOC120278900 gene encoding LOW QUALITY PROTEIN: hsp70-Hsp90 organizing protein-like (The sequence of the model RefSeq protein was modified relative to this genomic sequence to represent the inferred CDS: deleted 4 bases in 3 codons), which translates to MADEAKAKGNAAFSAGRFDEAIGHFTTAIELSPTNHVLFSNRSAAYASLGRFADALSDAKKTVELKHDWSKGYSRLGAAHLGLGSFNDAIAAYKKGLELDPNNEALKSGLADAEASAARSRAPPPGSSPFGNIFSGPDLWAKLAADPATRSYLQQPDFLKMLQDVQKNPNNINLYLSDQRMMQFLGVLLNVKMRAPTDEMEREFAGAEAEPAAKRDQPESAKKEPEPEPEPESMDVMDEEKEKKERKAAAQKEKEAGNAAYKKKDFETAIQHYSRALELDDEDISFLTNRAAVYMEMGKYEDCIKDCDKAVERGRELRSDFKMIARALTRKGTAFVKLAKCSMDYDTAIETFQKALTEHRNPDTLKKLNEAERAKKELEQLEYYDPNIADEEREKGNEFFKQQKYPEAVKHYTEALKRNPEDARVYSNRAACYTKIGALPEGLKDAEKCIELDPTFAKGYTRKGAIQFFMKEYDKALETYQEGLKHDSSNQELVDGVRRCIEQINRTNRGDLSPEELKERQAKAMQDPEIQNILSDPIMRQVLVDFQENPKAAQDHLKNPQVMHKIQKLVSAGIVQMR; encoded by the exons ATGGCCGACGAGGCGAAGGCCAAGGGCAACGCGGCGTTCTCCGCCGGCCGATTCGATGAGGCCATAGGCCACTTCACCACCGCCATCGAGCTCTCCCCCACCAACCATGTACTCTTCTCCAATCGCTCCGCTGCCTATGCTTCTCTTGGCCGCTTCGCCGATGCTCTTTCCGACGCGAAGAAGACCGTGGAGCTGAAGCATGACTGGTCTAAGGGGTACAGCCGCCTTGGCGCCGCTCATCTAGGGCTTGGATCCTTCAACGACGCCATCGCTGCGTATAAGAAGGGTTTGGAGCTTGATCCGAATAATGAAGCTCTGAAGTCTGGGCTTGCTGATGCTGAGGCCTCGGCTGCGCGATCCCGTGCTCCGCCTCCGGGGTCGTCGCCGTTTGGGAATATTTTCTCTGGGCCAGATCTTTGGGCGAAGCTTGCTGCTGATCCGGCGACGAGGAGCTATCTCCAGCAGCCTGATTTTCTGAAGATGTTGCAGGATGTGCAGAAGAACCCTAACAATATCAACTTGTACCTGAGTGACCAGAGGATGATGCAG TTCTTGGGAGTTCTCCTCAATGTGAAGATGAGGGCTCCGACGGATGAGATGGAGAGGGAATTCGCGGGGGCGGAGGCGGAGCCGGCTGCGAAGAGAGATCAGCCTGAATCCGCCAAGAAGGAACCGGAGCCAGAGCCAGAGCCAGAGTCTATGGATGTCATGGATgaggaaaaggagaagaaggagaggaaaGCAGCAGCACAGAAGGAGAAAGAAGCGGGCAATGCTGCTTATAAAAAGAAGGATTTTGAGACGGCAATCCAGCATTACAGTAGGGCATTGGAGCTTGATGACGAGGACATCTCGTTCCTGACCAATAGGGCTGCTGTTTATATGGAGATGGGAAAG TACGAAGACTGCATAAAGGACTGTGACAAGGCTGTCGAACGCGGAAGAGAACTTCGTTCTGATTTTAAGATGATTGCAAGGGCATTGACCAGGAAAGGGACTGCCTTTGTTAAGCTTGCAAAATGTTCCATGGACTATGACACTGCTATTGAGACTTTCCAGAAGGCTTTGACTGAACATCGCAACCCTGATACTCTGAAGAAGCTGAATGAGGCAGAGAGGGCGAAAAAGGAACTGGAGCAACTAGAGTATTATGATCCAAATATAGCTGATGAGGAGCGTGAGAAAG GTAATGAATTCTTCAAGCAGCAAAAATATCCAGAAGCAGTTAAACATTACACAGAAGCTCTCAAGAGAAATCCTGAGGATGCAAGG GTATACAGCAACAGAGCTGCATGCTACACAAAAATT GGTGCCTTACCTGAAGGACTGAAAGATGCAGAGAAGTGCATTGAGCTGGACCCTACCTTTGCAAAGGGATACACCAGGAAAGGAGCAATTCAATTCTTCATGAAAGAATATGACAAAGCCCTGGAGACCTATCAGGAGGGGTTGAAACATGACTCAAGCAACCAGGAACTGGTTGATGGTGTCCGACG GTGTATCGAGCAAATCAACAGGACT AATAGAGGTGACCTAAGCCCTGAAGAATTGAAAGAAAGACAG GCTAAGGCAATGCAGGACCCAGAAATTCAAAACATCCTATCTGATCCAATTATGCGACAG GTACTGGTCGACTTCCAGGAGAACCCTAAAGCAGCGCAAGATCATCTGAAGAACCCACAAGTGATGCACAAGATCCAGAAACTAGTTAGTGCAGGGATAGTCCAAATGAGATGA